The Anabaena sp. PCC 7108 region TTCTTTTACTAATTCCTTAATTTTTTGTTCTTGTTCAGGATTGAATTTGGATTTAGCTCCCCTCCCTGATTTATTATATAATCCCACCATGCTTTCTGATTCCCATCTATCAAACCAGTTATAAATAGTTTTGTAACTTACTTGAAAAATTTTCATCAGTTCCTCTATTTTTACTCCTTGATTTGCTAGGATTAGACAATGCGCTCTTTGCCGTACTTGATGATGTCGACTTTGACGATAAATCCGCTCTAATAATTTAGCGGATAAAGGGTTTATTTCTCGAATAAATATCATTTTATTAAATATCAGAATATACTCATTATATCTTAATATTTTATGTTAGTTATTTGTGTAATTAATTCTGTCCATGTACTTATCGCTCAAAAACATGGATGTTAACTCGCTTAATTCCCTTAGTTGAACCTAATTATCATCTGATAGAATTAGCACCTAAAGGAACAGGAAAAAGTTTTGTTTATGAAAATATTAATAATAAAGTTTCTGTAATTAGTGGAGGAAAAGTAACTCCTTCTCAATTATTTATTAATGGAAAAACTAAAGAAGTTGGTTTATTAGGACGTTACGATGTAGTTGTTTTAGATGAAATTCAAAGTTTAACATTTGACAATCCTGATGAAATTATTGGACCTTTAAAAACCTATCTTGCTAATGGACGTTATAATCGTTCAGGATTTGCTGATATTGCTAGTGATTGTTCCTTAGTATTATTAGGTAATATTGAACTTGATGAATATCAACGTCCTAAAAATAAATATAATTTAATGGCTAATCTACCTAAATTTTTCTCAGAAACAGCTTTTTTAGATCGTTTTGCTGGTATTTTACCTGGTTGGGAAATTCCTAAATTTAAAAGGGAGATGATAGCTAATCAAATCGGTTTAAAAATGGATTTTTTTGGAGAAGCGTTATTATCTTTAAGAAAAGATGGTAGTTTTTATCAATATGTTCAACAACATACTCAATTTGATCATCATACTACTATTCGAGATCAACAAGCAATTCTCAAAACAGCATCAGGATTTTTAAAATTACTTTATCCTCATCTTGAATTAACTTTACAAGATTATCAACGTGATTGTTTAGAACCTGCTAGAGAACTTCGTCAACAAATTAGAAATTTACTACATAACTTAGATGATGAATTTAAGCAATCTGAAAAAGATATTTATGTTGATGTCAAATGATTTTTTAATTTAAAGTAAAAATTGAATTTAATAAAACTTTAATGAAATTTTTATAAATAAACTAAATTATTCGACATTTTCGCCTATAATAAATGGCTTAATTTAACAACAGTAATTTTCAAGGATGTAATATTATGATCATTACCTTAATAGTTGCTTGGATAATATTTGTTATACTTTGGAAATTAGTAAAAACCACTATCAAAACTGCTATTACTTTTGCAGCGATAGTGGTTTTATTATACTTTGGTTTTGGGATTACACCCCAAGATATTTGGCATAAACTATCTGAAATTACTCAAAATATTTCTCAAATATCTGTACGTAATTAATCCCAGTTCATAACCATTAATTTGGCATTGATTACTTAGTTTGATGTAGTAATTTTCGCCAATGCGGCTTTAAATGTGGGAGGTAGCTGACGCATAATTTTACCCCTTTCACGGTCTAATGCAACTAGCGTAACTTGGGCAGTCAGATATAATTGCTGCTCATCAGGTGAAACAATCTTATAATCCCAGTTAATTCTGACACCCGTTACCTCAGCCATACGGGTTTTTATCACTGCCATCATCCCTAATTGAAGTGACCGATGATAGCGTACTGACAATTCTACAACAGGCAAATCACAGCCTAAAGCTACTAAATCAGCAAAGTCAATTCCAATTGAGCGCAAACACTCTACCCGCGCTTCTTCCATCCAAGTTAAATAAGTACCATGCCAAACAATACCTCCATAATCGGTGTGGTGAGGCTGCACTCTGACAGGATATTCAAACCAATTATCAAATTCCGCTGTCGTCACCCTGTCAATGGCGCTAATTGGTGGTAATTGTGGTTGATTTGGTGTTTCTTCAGACATCTTTAATCTTTTGAGTAGCAACTTTGACAAGCTACTGAATAATTTGTTTGATTACATGGGTAATAGGTTAAATTCCTTCCCATTAGATTTTAGCAGACGCTGAAAAACACTTGACAAATCAGTAAAAAGACAGTCTATTTACGGTAACGGTGAATAGGTAATAGGTGTTCAAGAATTAAGCCCCATTACCTTTTTCCCAATTACCAACAAGTACAACCCATTTGCCATCGATTTTAACAACTTAAGACTTTTTGACAAGGGTCTTACTGCCCAGAGAAGTTTGCATGGACTGCTTGACAAGATTAGCTAGTTCCTGCAATTGGTGAATTGCTTCTGCACCTTCTAATTTCATTAGCTCGCGGTC contains the following coding sequences:
- a CDS encoding thioesterase family protein; protein product: MSEETPNQPQLPPISAIDRVTTAEFDNWFEYPVRVQPHHTDYGGIVWHGTYLTWMEEARVECLRSIGIDFADLVALGCDLPVVELSVRYHRSLQLGMMAVIKTRMAEVTGVRINWDYKIVSPDEQQLYLTAQVTLVALDRERGKIMRQLPPTFKAALAKITTSN